Genomic segment of Dromiciops gliroides isolate mDroGli1 chromosome 3, mDroGli1.pri, whole genome shotgun sequence:
GCTCCCCTTCTAGTTTGAAAAGGACTCTGGGAGTACCCGCTATCATGAGACACAGAGCCGGATGCCCTCGTCTCTTCTCAGTACTTCCTATCTGTCTCCTCCCCACCAATGCCAGCACAACTTCAGAGCATCTCTGGAAGCATGGTCCCTCCAGCCCCCCGCTCCCCCCATGAGAtgaggaaccccccccccaaccaggtATCCCCGCTCCTGCCCCCTCCAACCCGGGTTGGGGCAGGGTGAACCAGGACCTGCAGCCCTGAGATCCAGTAGCGCCAGCAGCAGCAGGGTGGGCATCAGAAACGACATGGTGATGGAGCTGGGATCTGGCAGTCAGTGGAGGTGCCTTGTTTGTCCCCGGGGTGTGTGCTGCCCAGGCCCCAGGGTGGCTGATTTTGTCTGAGCGATGGGAGGGGCCGGAGGGGGAATCTTGCCTAACCTGCCCCCGCTGCCCCAAGAGCCTGCAGGAGCCCCTGGACTGGTTTTTCAGGAAGGGGAACAGGCCCTGAGGTCCTGGAAGGAGGGTGGGTGGGACTCCTCAGGCTCCTGGCAATCATTTACAAAgtcttagagttgaaagggacctcagacaccatctaatccaatctatcTCTAGTGATTCAGCCTCCAGGGTCATGGAGACCTCTCTCTGGTGATGACCTCTATCCTCTTCCACTACCTCTTGTGGGTTCAGCTATGGGGTGGGTGACTGCTAAGCAGCTAGGCAGAAGagtggacttggagccaggaagaactgaatttgaatcctgacccagtcccttactagctgtatgaccttggtcaagtcacttccccttactcagcctcagtttcttcatccataaaatgatgataacagtaacaataattcACAGGGATaggaatatcaaatgagataagataaagtgctttgcaaatcttgcTGCTCTATATAAATGCAGGCAGAGAGGATGGAATGCCTGAGTCCTAAACTGTTCAcgttcctttccttctctactcTTTCCCCTCGACTCTGACTCCCCTGAAACCCAGTCCCAGTAGTTCCTGCCTAGGAAATCAGGCACTTCACTGTGTCTTCTCAGGACCTGGCATGTTCGTGCTGATTTGGGTCcctggggctgtgtgtgtgtgtgtgtgtgtgtgtgtgtgtgtggtgtgtgtgtgtgtgtgtgtgtgtggtgtgtgtggtgtgtgttgtgtgtgtgtgtgttttgtgtgtgtgtgtgtgtgtgtgtttgtgtgcccAGGACACCAGGCATGTTGGGGCGAGTTCCAGCCTTCCCAGGTGCCTCAGTACTGTTAAACTCAGGGAAATAGGGACAGCGCTCCTTAGGGACCCCTGAGATGGGCACAGGAGAATCTGGGCTGGGGCACAGTAGGCAGAAAATCAAGACAAAGAAGCTAGAGGAGCCAAGTGTGCCCAGCTGAGGTGGCATGTCCAGGTCTGTGCTGTCCCCTGGAGTTTGCTCTGAAAGACAGACTGACTCTGGCTCTGGGCGCCTCATTCCCTCCTGCTGCCCCTCCAGGGTATGAGGAGAAGGCAGCCAGGTTGGGCTGTTCGAACTTCCCGTGGCTCCTAGACTGAAAGGAAGTGGAAGGAGGGCAGGGTGGAGGCTGGGAAGGGAGACTGACTCTAGGCAGGGGCTGCGGTGAGGTGCCTGCTCTCTGGAGCAACCTGAGACATGGAAGGAAAGCCTATTCTGTagagtcaggttttttttttgttgttgttgtcgtttttattttgtggggacaatgagggttaagtgacttgcccagagtcacacagctaggacatgtcaagtgtctgaagtcacatttgaactcaggtcctcctgaatccagggccggtgctttatccacactgcaccacctagctgcccctctattgctttcttttttttttttttttagtgaggcaattggggttaagtgacttgcccagggtcacacagctagtaagtgttaagtgtctgaggccagacttgaactcaggtactcctgactccagggccagtgctctatccactgcaccacctagctgccccttctattgcTTTCTGATAGGAGGCACCCAAGTTTAAAGTTTCCTCCAAACTGCCCCgagtcagttattttttttttataaatgatttaCATATGGGAGAAAAACCCCAGAGGAGGTGGCAGCCATTctgtcccacccccacctcattcCTCACTCAGTCTCAGGACTGAAGGAAggaacatatatttaaaatttggCTCAGGAGGTCCCTCCCAGAGACCTTAACTGTGAGAGATGCCGCAGCAGATGCCAGACAGAGACCCCACATGCACCCTCCTTTCAACAGAGGGGAGGGGGATGGTCCACTGCTCTCCATTACCCGTCCTTCACCCCAGCTTGCTGCTCTCAGTCAAGGTGGTGGCTGTCCAATGACAATGTAACAGTGGAACAGGTCTCCCAGTTagggggagggatgaaggagtCAAAACATGGAATTAGCAGATGAAATAGAAAAGAGTCTCAGATTCAGAGATTGAATGAGAACTTGGAGCTTGGTATTGTTTAGAAGGCAGAGCTTAGTAGTAAAGGAGAACCAGGTTCAAACCTGCCTTCTGACACATAGTCTGACCACATGGTGACTTAGTTTCTCTGAGTGTcatttccccatgtgtaaaaggGGGATTTTAATACCTGTAGCACCTAATTTACTGGGTTGTTGCAGGGCTTAAAGGAGAGAATAGTGGAAAGCTTCAAagctggggcatctaggtgacacagtggttaaagcaccagccctggattcaggaggacctgagttcaaatttagcttcaggggcagctaggtggtgcagtggataaagcaccggccctggattcaggagtacctgagttcaaatccggcctcagacacttgacacttactagctgtgtgaccctgggcaagtcacttaacccccattgccctgcaagaaaaaaaaatttagcttcagacacttgacactagctgtgtgaccctgggcaagtcacttaaccctcattgccctgcaaaaaagaaaaaaaaaacttcaaagtaAAGCCCGATGCTTGGGTTGTTGGCCCCAGCTTTAgtctctgccctctcttccttggATTTCCCTGTTAGAGAGTGGGGAATCTACTGCCTCTTATAGGGTTtggggcaggcaggcaggcaggctccCAAGGTCTCCAGGTGTACAGAGTGGGTGGGGCACAGCAGTCTCTAGAATACAGGGGCCAGGTCACAGCCCATTAGACTCTGGCTCTAGAGATAGGGATGGTCCCAGCAaaattctaagttgtttttgtAACCTTTTACCTGCTTATGTGTTCTTTGGTACCATTTCaaacttttcccctcttccccaaggGAAGCAATTgggtcacacacatagtataGTGTTTGAGAGACAGTATGGTATGGTgtaaaaagacctggatttgttttatttatctttttcaatggggtggagggaaaagagagagggagagaattttttaaaatattgaaacaaatgttcattaaaaaaattttttttaagacctCAGTTTGAAACCTAGCTCTACTGCTTTACTTGTATGGCCTGGGGCAAAGTCCCTCCAGCCTCTCAggatcttagttttctcatctgtaaaatgggatggggggagagggagggttgTAGCAACCCAGCTTTCTCATCTAGgtcctcctttttgttttttttttagtgaggcagttggggttaagtgacttgcccagggtcacacagctagtaagtgtcaagtgtctgaggccggatttgaactcaggtactcctgaatccagggccggtgctctatccgctgcaccacctagctgcccctaggtcctCCTCCTTAAACTTCCTCCCATTGCCACTCCAGAACCCTGGACCCCAGCCTTACAGGATGGACTTATAGGAAATGTCTTCAGGCTTTACCATTCCCCACTGTGTACACCTGGACACCTAGGGAGCCTGCCTGCCCCAAACCCCGTAAGAGACAGCAGATCTCCAATCTCTAACAGGGAAATCCAAGGCGAAGAGGGCAGACGGATGACCTCtgactgaggtccctttcagctccaatcACTGATCTggcaaagagggaaaagacaggtGCACAGCCTTGCCCAGAAAGCAGTTGGATAGGGGTGCTTGAACCATCCTCTTGTCTTGAGAATCAAGGTCCATGATATAAGGAAGGGGAGTGTAGAAGTGGCTGTGTTGACCACAGAGCTGGAAGGCATGCAGACACTTCCTACAGGCCCATCCTGTAAGGCTAGAGTCCAGGGTTCTGGAGTGGCAATGGGAGGAGGTCTAGGAGCAGGATCTAAATGAGAAAGCCAGGTTGCTacaaacctctctctctcccatctctttaagTGTTCTgaacctttcctttttccctttgccCTTTTTCAAATACATGCATACCTCTAATGTAGATGgtccagtagatagagcgctggtcctggaatcaggaagacctaaattcaaatccaatctcagacacttagtagctgtgtgttgccaggcaagtcacttagctgctgtttgcctcagtttcctcatctgtaaaatggagataataatagcacctgccttgaaagcttgttgtgaggattaaatgacaaagtatttgtaaagtgcttagcacagtgcctgacacacagtaggcacttaataaatgcttgtttctctcccttcttttctccctctctccctcccttctttcctccatccttccctcccttcctccctttcttccttccttcctccctcccttccttctttttttcttttttttgcagagcaatgagggttaagtgacttgcccagggtcatacaactagttaagtgtcaagtgtctgaggctggatttgaactcaggtactcctgaatccagggctggtgctttatctactacgccacctagctgcccctccttccttccttctaatgGCATCCTGTACATCAGACATGCCCAAGACCTCAATTACTTACCAGTCTGGCAAAACCTGGGGCCAGAGTGACTGCTCAGGGTTCTCATTTACTGAGAAGGGGGAGAATGACCCTAGGGGATCAATGTGGCCCCCACAATGATGATTGGTGACCATGGTGGGGGTTCAGTATGACCTCCCCCAGGTGACCCTGAAACAGTGATTATTTGCTGTCCCATTACCCCTGAAAAGCGGTATAAACCTATGATAACTAATACACAGAGTGGATATTATCTACTTCTTGAACTGTGTATTCAATCTTCCCCCTTCTAGAAGCCAATGTACTCCTAGTCTCAACTGAGATAAAATATGTGAGGTGCTTAGGgagccttaaagcaccatataccTGCTACCTGTTCtattatctctgtctcttaggaGTCTTATTAGCTTCTTTCTCAGGTTACAGCTTCCTCCCTGAAGCCTTCCTGGATTCCCATGTCTATAAGTGCTCTCTTcgtcctcaaattaccttgtgttGTATCTATCTCTATTCCTGTTGTATCTCCCCATGTACAGTGTATAGTTGTGTTGGTCAGgggcttttaaatt
This window contains:
- the UPK2 gene encoding LOW QUALITY PROTEIN: uroplakin-2 (The sequence of the model RefSeq protein was modified relative to this genomic sequence to represent the inferred CDS: substituted 1 base at 1 genomic stop codon) → MVTNHHCGGHIDPLGSFSPFSVNENPEQSLWPQVLPDCLGATGSSNSPTWLPSPHTLEGQQEGMRRPEPESVCLSEQTPGDSTDLDMPPQLGTLGSSSFFVLIFCLLCPSPDSPVPISGVPKERCPYFPEFNSSWGSGGRLGKIPPPAPPIAQTKSATLGPGQHTPRGQTRHLHXLPDPSSITMSFLMPTLLLLALLDLRAAEFNISSLSGLLSPALAESLLVALPPCHLTGGQAHLTVRRINETTGMTHNFTVPPCRGQRDLVSVVYNSGSYAVTRLSAYQVTNLIPGTSYYVSYNVKKGNASELSNRVQMATLPRRKVETLGVGMARSGGMIVITVLLSVAMFLLVVGFVVALALGARK